A region of the Haematobia irritans isolate KBUSLIRL chromosome 5, ASM5000362v1, whole genome shotgun sequence genome:
CAACAACCCTAATATAGACAACTGCAGCAAAAGCTGATTGCGAAGCATCGCAGAACCCATGTAGTTCGAGGCGGCTTTGTAGAGAACAATTAACCCAGCGGGGTATAGAAATCTGCTCCAAGACCTTCAAATCGGAGATATAACGATTCCAATAAGCATTCATTTCAGCGGACACCCTGTCCCTCCAATCTATGCCCTCCAGCCAAAGCTTCTGAAATGCAATCTTTGCATTAATAGTAACTGGAGCTAGCCAGCCTAGTGGGTCATATAATTTCGAAGCGTCAGAAAGCAAACTACATTTCGTAACCTCACACTGAGACTCgaaatttacatgaaaagaAAAAGAATCTTGTTCCGTATTCCAAGCCAAACCTAACGCTTTCACAACATTAGCCTCATTCAAATCCAGAGTATCAGTCCTTTCACGAAAATCTTCTGGTATATGAGCCATCAGCTCTCTAGAATTAGAAATCCACTTTCGTAAATTAAAACCACCTGCTGCTAAAAGTGAAACCAATTGTCCTTGAATATATTTCGCCTCAGACTCTGAGTCAGCGCCAGAGATGATATCGTCGACGTAGGTGTCAGACATTAAAATAGAACAAGCCTCAGGATATTTCCCAACTTCGTCCTGAGCCAACTGGTGAAGAACCCTGATAGATAGATAAGGGGCAGACGCCGTGCCATATGTTACAGTCTGTAGCCTATAAACGTAAATCCTAGAATCAGAGCGCCAAAGAATCTGCTGATAATGCTGTTGATCCTCAACAATCCGAATCTGTCTAAACATCTTTTCTAAATCCGATCGGAAACCTATTCTAAATCGACGCCATCTAGTTATAATAGCCGGCAAGTCATTTTGCAGGGCTGGGCCAGGATACAACTCATCATTCAGCGAAGTTTGTGGAAGTCGTCTACTACTTCCATCAAAAACTACACGAAGCTTTGTGGTGGAACTACTTTCCCTAACAACGCCGTGATGGGGCAAAAAATAACCATTAGAATGAATCGCCTGTGGATAAGGACCTATCTTAACCATGTGCCCTAACGACTCGTACTCATCCATGAACTTCCTATATTCTGAGGCAAAACGAGGCTCCCGCACGAATCGATTTTCGACCTGCTTCAAACGTTTCAATGCACTATAATCACTATGAGCGAATGTCGGAGCAGATTGTCCAGCCAATTGCGACTTGAATGGCATAGCAACGGTATACCTACCATCAGAACTACGAGtgcaattcctcacaaaaaactCTTCACAAACCATTTCTTCAGGAGTCGCCTTCCTAGGCTCCGAAAGCTCCTCTTGTTCCCAAAAAGCCTTCAATTGCGAGTCAAGTGAGCAGAAATTAATACTGAGATTGGGAGAATAAGAAATTTCAGACGTCGGCCCTGATACTACCCAACCGAAATGCGATAATTGTAAGAAAATCCCTTTCTCGAATTTCTTTTGTTGAGGAAGCAAGATATCCCCATAAATATCTCCCCCTAAGAGCAAGTCAATACTATCGCCTCTATCGAAATCAGGGTCAGCTAAATGTAAATTCGATAAATCGGGCAAATATTTCCTATCTATTGGAGCTGCATGATAGCTAGTCAACGACGGCATCACGAATGCACTACTTTCCAATTTAAAATCAGTCTCGTAAGAAGAGCTGAGGCAGAACTTGACATATTTACGAATTGTAATAGTTTGATTCCCTCCAACACCAACAATGCGAGCAAATGTGTTGTACCTCCTAAGTTTCAAAAGTTGAGCAGCTTGCTCCGTAATTAATGTGGCCTGAGCGCCCTGATCTAGAATCGCCCGTAATTTAAACACCCCAAAATCCGTCTTTACTACAACACGAACCGTGGCCAATAACACTTGAGGCATAACAGTGGTATTCAAAAGAGACAAATTGCAGTTAACATTTGAATTTGTTGCAACTGTTCCATCAGAAAAACTAGGAAAAGGATTGTCCAAATCTGGACTACTAGTCGCGACGGGACTCGTGAATTTAACCGAATTATTAGCTCGCTGATTCGAAGAAAATTCGTTATGAACAATTGTATGGTGATTCATATTACAGGTCTTGCACCTGCTCTGGATCCGACATTCCCTGGCAAAATGGCCAGTATTGAGGCAATTTCTACAAATCtttttatcctttagaagatcaAATTTAGCGGCAGATGAAAGAGCAGCGAATTTGAAACACTTGTACAACAAATGACGCTTACCACAGCACGGACAATTCCCGTCTCCTACGGAAACTGTGTTCACTCGACGAACCTGATACGAATTATTAGTTTGAAATGACCTGTTATTACTCTTCGAAATTTTCGCCTGTGTCCTAGTCGATGGGCCAGTATGATCGCTAATCGATTCTAAAGTACGAAACGCAGTTTCGAGAAAAATAAAGAGTTCATCTAGCTTCGGGATATCTGTCGATGCCTTCAGAGATTGCTCCCATTCCTTACACGTTTGAATATCTAATTTCCCCACAGTAATATGGATCAATATTGGATCCCAATTATCACAACTTATCTCCAAAGTATTCAAAAGAGCCAGACAGTTACGAGTGTTATCTAAAATCATCTTAATACTCTCACAAGACCCATTAGATTTAGGAATATCAAATAATTTCCGGAAAACTGTGTCAGCGATTTTCCTTTTGTTGTGGTATCTACGACCTAAAGCAGCCCAAGCTAATTCGTAGCTAGCCTCTGAAGCGGGATATTCATTTACGATAGACAAAGGCGTATCCCTACACGAATTCttcaagaaataatatttctgaACCTTAGACAAAGAACTATTATTATGAACCAGTGAAATGAACATATCCCTGTACGATATCCATCCGAGATAGTCACCAGAAAAAGTCGGTATGTCGATTTTGGGTAAGCGAACATCACAAGAGGCAGAATCGTTCCTATGAGACAACGCGTGAAAAGTACTGGAGTGAAAAGTATGTGAAAACGTATCACGAAAGTCACTTATGAAATCTAAAAATTTCCCTTTGCCACTTAGATAAATCCTATTAAATTTCCGATGACATTCCTCCGAGAAATAAGGAACATCACTTAGAGGTATAGATTTATCCCTAACAAAATCAAAAAGTTGTTCATGATTCGATTCAAATGTCTTCTTAATCTGATCAATTTCCTCCAAATAACTTTGACACAAACCACGAGATTTTTCCGAGCTCGACAAATTATCAAAATCCGAAATAATCTCCCTTAACTGTTTTTCCAAAACCCTTTGGTCCTCAATTTCACGCGAACAATCTTCCATTTTACGTTtataaaattaggataaaaataacaaaaaacaataaaaaaagaaacgtGATACAGCTTACCAAATTGCGAGATCGTTCACTTTTCGATTTTGTTCACAATTGGTTGAAAAGATTTTAAATAGCTTTGTTCGAAATAGTTttagattttgagaaaacttttttttgttttttgtttttagacaGAACTTTgcgtttgaaataattttcgtttttttttttagaaaaaaacacagagtttaaatatattttcgtttttatagaaaacgctttttatttaaataaattttgttatattaggGGAAACACGTAAGTCCCGGGTTTCGGCACCATAAAAATGTAGGagtaattctttttatttttctgtcaACGCAAAAAAATGACACTATTGATTtcagttttaattaatttaatttaaacttcAGTTTTATTGAGATTTTGATTTCACTTATATCTAACAGTTTTGctttaattttgattattgtagattttttagttattttataaattagcaagattttaattttacaagtttaaatgattttaggttttttttcttctttaattccaacaaaaataatttatttagtttagtaatattgatttaatttaacatCAATTCAATTTCCTTTCCACTAGTCTTAAGCATcagtaatttatattttttcacttgtttaaaGTCCAAAAAAAACTTCGCGAAATGCGACCGATAAGCAGCAAGGCAGTTATGTTCTTCGGTGATCTCTTCCATTAGACTGTGTTATTGATTTctttttctattgcaaaaagGGTCATCGATTTCATGCATTCCGTTTTTTATGATCCCCAAATATGCAATAGAAAAGAACACCAACAACATCAATGGTAAAATAAGAGATCACTGACCACATAGCCTGTGGCCTTGAATTAAAGAGTTGTGACAAACAAAGAAGAGTGCAAATCAACGACTCCAAAAATCATCACGTGTAacagtgttgttgttgttttgtttatgtCGAATAGACAGTCACTCCAACCAAAACAATAtcgaacaacaacaacgacaacactGCACCGTAACAGCTGTTTGAAATTGATGTTGGGTCGTTGATGCATTTGGGGATAGCGTTTGTTAGGGTGGAACAGAAAATATGTGAAATTGAatgataatataaataataaagaaattaaatgaaaatattaaaacaaattgaatcataaaaataattgagaaaaattatataaaattagtaggataaattaataatcaaaaatattgattcttCAACATTGCCTTTGTCCATACATATTGTCTttgccacacgcagagaagaaacatgattgccacaatcatattcgaagagcaaaataatatgatagcagctatttttgcggcgaccatgtaacattttaacctgcaaccatgttggctcagtgaacatggttctaagaaaaatacaattgtcctcatctaaaatgttattatattgataaaaagaattttgtttccattaaaagacaatggtcacgatctaaaatgttatggtattcgtcaaaaatgtttttcttctagttaaaagaacatggtcacaacctaaaatgttttgatttttatgaaaaaacttttttcgtcgtcgaaaaaaggacgccacttaagaaaagaaaacacaaaatcaactttatttatttgtttttatttatttataaattaattcattgtttatttgtatttataatgtcgtgcaagcaaacttcacatatttttacacactctagtgtgattcaatttcaacaataagtaatcattccatatttacttcgtgcccatcaaatgtacaaacgcagacatcatgtaactgcaaataaaaataaattataccatatattaaaatgcagaacaaaaaccaggtatatttttttcaattacactttccttttttgtattcacataaaaccacgtgccatttctgaataaataaattaacacaaaacacaataattccgtattctccgtccattccaagaaacaatcaacacacgactgacgcgcaaaatgaaaatcgtgtgtacctgctcaatgtttttataaaattcttgtcgctgcaaaaaaattaaaaaattaaatggtcacgaaaacaatatacatggtctttatggccatgtaatggttgtagacatgtctatacgtaaactataaaaatacttttttctctggaaaaaagtaaaaaaattgaatggtcagatacatgattttcctgaccatataatggtctcaaattctatcatttaaataatagaacatgtttgcggcatttgagaaccatttaaatgcttattgccaacatatatttttctccgctcgaaaattatttttacaaagacaaaatacatggttttcgcgacaattacatactctaaataagcattaaatggatgcggcaaccatgtccaaacatgttttttctgtgcgtgcagatATTGCGTATTCAATATCACCCTATTTATTTCTGACGCATGCTAGACACATACAAAGTAGACTTTTACAACTAGATTAAAAGTTACTTAAACCTTTTTAGAAGATTGTATTTCATCCGGCAGTGGGTACCATTTGgcaagataaaatatttttcacgtcCATTTAAAGCAGTTGCTCTATTTACCCGGCTACATGATAATGATGTAATACTATTTTAACGATATTActgctttattattatttctagaatattttatcgTTGCATTAGAGATACGATCGATTTAATGAATGGCATGATCGTTTCGATTGATCGCAATTACATAAGGATGCCTTGCTATTTCAGCATACACTAAATGTTTTCTCAGATGATTGATTATCTGCTTTTGATGTCATAGGCTTAGGAAACGACGTACTTGTTGAAGAAGTAGTACAGACTTTCGTCAAATCGATTTAAAGAGAGTGGCACTTCGTCATTTTTCGATTTGGCAACTTCAGCAGACAAAGATCTTGGACTTCTTCGCATGACTTGATAAATATCGATACacaaaaattcgtaataagtacctcttACGGTTGCAATGCATTATTTtcctaatattttgtatacatttgttgtaaatactttttgtaaacacgttttgaataattcttattgagaaatgatattttgaatcaATAAGTTCTCTCATAATTATTTAATGActtggaaatattgaaaaatagaagatttacaaataataaattCTTCGCATCAACCTCATCTACgaagtaaattaaaacttaCAAAGTCATTCAATTCGAATTGATGATACCAAATAGTCATGGTTCTTTCGCCAgcgaccataccacgctgagtacatcggttctcgtccgatcaccgaaattaagcagcgtcgggcgcggttagtacttagatggtggaccgcttgggaacaccgcgtgttgttggcatctTCCAACTTTTTATGCTAATTTCTATGGTTTCGTCATTATTTAATGTTCAAAACAATTATTGTACCTATGTACTTACTTATTTGAGCtaatatttatttcacattCTTTTTAAATGACGACAAccatttgttcgtttttttgccAGTTGGTAATGAAATTGGTAATAAAtgtactttttcatataaaaatctaaacatATTCGTATAGAacgaaatgttgaccaatttatttattgtgtaaaatatttaaaacgttTGATAAGTATAAATTGGCACTATTGTCATTAccggtttcgtctttgtttcttTTGGCTAATAACAATACACGTAACCGTAgcgtcaaaataaaaacacattaccAAGCCACGCGAtttcaaataaagttaaatagtcAGTGTTCATTtgccaacgaccataccacgctgagtacatcggttctcgtccgatcaccgaaattaagcagcgtcgggcgcggttagtacttagatggagggaccgcttgggaacaccgcgtgttgttggcattgttcaactcttttatattatttttagctTATTGACACTACGTCGTATGGGTTAGTGTTGAACACAATTAGGCCTATTTCTtcttaaatattgtatacatttgGTGTAATTAGCAACAAAATATGCagtttattagtttatttatgtttttcttgAGAAAGGGGTAATTGGTGTgcgttttcatataaattctgAACAATACTTCGTATTTGGTTAGATTCAGGGTCACGAAGTTTTGCAGGTATCCATTCATGTTGCCTTTGTCCATACATATTGTCTTTGCCAGATATTGCGTATTCAATATCACCCTATTTATTTCTGACGCATGCTAGACACATACAAAGTAGACTTTTACAACTAGATTAAAAGTTACTTAAACCTTTTTAGAAGATTGTATTTCATTCGGCAGTGGGTACCATTTGgcaagataaaatatttttcacgtcCATTTAAAGCAGTTGCTCTATTTACCCGGCTACATGATAATGATGTAATACTATTTTAACGATATTActgctttattattatttctagaatattttatcgTTGCATTAGAGATACGATCGATTTAATGAATGGCATGATCGTTTCGATTGATCGCAATTACATAAGGATGCCTTGCTATTTCAGCATACACTAAATGTTTTCTCAGATGATTGATTATCTGCTTTTGATGTCATAGGCTTAGGAAACGACGTACTTGTTGAAGAAGTAGTACAGACTTTCGTCAAATCGATTTAAAGAGAGTGGCACTTCGTCATTTTTCGATTTGGCAACTTCAGCAGACAAAGATCTTGGACTTCTTCGCATGACTTGATAAATATCGATACacaaaaattcgtaataagtacctcttACGGTTGCAATGCATTATTTtcctaatattttgtatacatttgttgtaaatactttttgtaaacacgttttgaataattcttattgagaaatgatattttgaatcaATAAGTTCTCTCATAATTATTTAATGActtggaaatattgaaaaatagaagatttacaaataataaattCTTCGCATCAACCACATCTACgaagtaaattaaaacttaCAAAGTCATTCAATTCGAATTGATGATACCAAATAGTCATGGTTCTttcgccaacgaccataccacgctgagtacatcggttctcgtccgatcaccgaaattaagcagcgtcgggcgcggttagtacttagatggcggaccgcttgggaacaccgcgtgttgttggcatctTCCAACTTTTTATGCTAATTTCTATGGTTTCGTCATTATTTAATGTTCAAAACAATTATTGTACCTATGTACTTACTTATTTGagctaatatttatttcaaattctttTTAAATGGCGACAAccatttgttcgtttttttttgccagTTGGTAATGAAATTGGTAATAAAtgtactttttcatataaaaatctaaacatATTCGTATAGAacgaaatgttgaccaatttatttattgtgtaaaatatttaaaacgttTGATAAGTATAAATTGGTACTATTGTCATTAccggtttcgtctttgtttcttTTGGCTAATAACAATACACGTAACCGTAgcgtcaaaataaaaacacattaccAAGCCACGCGAtttcaaataaagttaaatagtcAGTGTTCATTtgccaacgaccataccacgctgagtacatcggttctcgtccgatcaccgaaattaagcagcgtcgggcgcggttagtacttagatgggggaccgcttgggaacaccgcgtgttgttggcattgttcaactcttttattttatttttagcttaTTGACACTACGTCGTATGGGTTAGTGTTGAACACAATTAGGCCTATTTCTtcttaaatattgtatacatttgGTGTAATTAGCAACAAAATATGCagtttattagtttatttatgtttttc
Encoded here:
- the LOC142239617 gene encoding uncharacterized protein LOC142239617, producing the protein MEDCSREIEDQRVLEKQLREIISDFDNLSSSEKSRGLCQSYLEEIDQIKKTFESNHEQLFDFVRDKSIPLSDVPYFSEECHRKFNRIYLSGKGKFLDFISDFRDTFSHTFHSSTFHALSHRNDSASCDVRLPKIDIPTFSGDYLGWISYRDMFISLVHNNSSLSKVQKYYFLKNSCRDTPLSIVNEYPASEASYELAWAALGRRYHNKRKIADTVFRKLFDIPKSNGSCESIKMILDNTRNCLALLNTLEISCDNWDPILIHITVGKLDIQTCKEWEQSLKASTDIPKLDELFIFLETAFRTLESISDHTGPSTRTQAKISKSNNRSFQTNNSYQVRRVNTVSVGDGNCPCCGKRHLLYKCFKFAALSSAAKFDLLKDKKICRNCLNTGHFARECRIQSRCKTCNMNHHTIVHNEFSSNQRANNSVKFTSPVATSSPDLDNPFPSFSDGTVATNSNVNCNLSLLNTTVMPQVLLATVRVVVKTDFGVFKLRAILDQGAQATLITEQAAQLLKLRRYNTFARIVGVGGNQTITIRKYVKFCLSSSYETDFKLESSAFVMPSLTSYHAAPIDRKYLPDLSNLHLADPDFDRGDSIDLLLGGDIYGDILLPQQKKFEKGIFLQLSHFGWVVSGPTSEISYSPNLSINFCSLDSQLKAFWEQEELSEPRKATPEEMVCEEFFVRNCTRSSDGRYTVAMPFKSQLAGQSAPTFAHSDYSALKRLKQVENRFVREPRFASEYRKFMDEYESLGHMVKIGPYPQAIHSNGYFLPHHGVVRESSSTTKLRVVFDGSSRRLPQTSLNDELYPGPALQNDLPAIITRWRRFRIGFRSDLEKMFRQIRIVEDQQHYQQILWRSDSRIYVYRLQTVTYGTASAPYLSIRVLHQLAQDEVGKYPEACSILMSDTYVDDIISGADSESEAKYIQGQLVSLLAAGGFNLRKWISNSRELMAHIPEDFRERTDTLDLNEANVVKALGLAWNTEQDSFSFHVNFESQCEVTKCSLLSDASKLYDPLGWLAPVTINAKIAFQKLWLEGIDWRDRVSAEMNAYWNRYISDLKVLEQISIPRWVNCSLQSRLELHGFCDASQSAFAAVVYIRVVGVNGSGSVFLLQSKTKVAPLKVLSIPKLELCGARLLARLMSKVRKSLEREILGVYYWTDSITVLCWLIGESSKWSVFVGNRVSEIQQHSNISQWRYISTKDNPADCASRGITPSELTVHDLWWSGPSWLSLPQTRWPKQPDNSYETDLEIRKSSITVNVASRSEYPDILSKFSSLSKLTRVTAYILRFVHNSKVHDAHKRYTGFLKTTEINNALQALILASQPVDFFEDIVQLRKGETVHSSSSIRILCPFIDEKGVIRVGGRLRKAKFHYDFKHPILLSKHNPLSCLIFADAHVKTLHGGLIQMQAYVARKFWILSARNLAKLILRNCVTCFKYKAQSAQQIMGDLPAVRLQPCRPFKHSGVDYAGPITIKQSTARNSVPTKGYICLFICMVTKAIHLEAVTTLSTDSFIAAFRRFTSRRGMCSELYSDCGTNFIGANKELQILHRRNRDSLPDELVDMLSTNGTNWHFIPPASPNFGGLWEAGVKSTKHHLKRIMSNRILTFEELTTLLAQIEGCLNSRPLCPLSSDPSDNEALTPAHFLVGEPILNVPHESLLDCSVDRLSRWKVVELLKQQFWKRWSSEYVNRLQSRPKWLKPQQNVEIGDLVLVFDERIPPGQWPLGRVTDVHPGADGRVRVVSLKSNGKVYKRPVSKIAVLPVKENFQLTEGQKKSCCESRHSQVISETE